The Longimicrobium sp. genome has a window encoding:
- a CDS encoding NAD-dependent epimerase/dehydratase family protein: MGRTALITGATGFVGGHLAELLAAQGWRVRALVRPSSDTTRLRALGAELAAGSLDDVDALTAAADGADTVFHLAALTTAPDEATFHRANAEGTRNVARAALRGGTRPRRLVYLSSYAACGPATGGRPRRVAETPAPLTAYGRTKLQGEAAAREVEPAGVELVTLRAPAVYGPGDRAFLPVFRLAKRGVAPVPTGPARHVHLIYVHDLVTALANAADARPGTWAVAEPVAHPYAELVAAIGRSLGKNPVRLPVPAGLLRAAGALAERFGGMVGGTGVFSREKADEMLAEAWVCDLEGSEALLPRATPLAEGLAETARWYRTQGWL, encoded by the coding sequence ATGGGAAGAACCGCACTGATCACCGGCGCCACCGGCTTCGTGGGCGGGCACCTGGCCGAGCTTCTGGCGGCGCAGGGCTGGCGCGTTCGCGCGCTGGTGCGCCCCTCGAGCGACACCACCCGGCTGCGCGCCCTGGGCGCCGAGCTGGCCGCGGGCTCGCTGGACGACGTGGACGCGCTGACGGCCGCCGCGGACGGCGCCGACACCGTGTTCCACCTGGCCGCGCTCACCACCGCGCCCGACGAGGCCACGTTCCACCGCGCCAACGCCGAGGGCACGCGCAACGTGGCGCGCGCGGCGCTGCGCGGGGGCACGCGGCCGCGACGGCTGGTGTACCTGAGCTCCTACGCCGCCTGCGGGCCGGCGACCGGCGGGCGCCCGCGGCGCGTGGCCGAAACACCCGCGCCGCTCACCGCGTACGGCCGCACCAAGCTGCAAGGCGAGGCGGCCGCGCGCGAGGTGGAGCCCGCGGGGGTGGAGCTGGTGACGCTGCGCGCGCCGGCGGTGTACGGCCCCGGCGACCGCGCCTTCCTTCCCGTCTTCCGCCTGGCGAAGCGCGGGGTGGCGCCGGTTCCCACCGGCCCCGCGCGGCACGTGCACCTGATCTACGTGCACGACCTGGTGACCGCGCTGGCCAATGCGGCCGACGCGCGGCCGGGAACGTGGGCGGTGGCCGAGCCGGTGGCGCACCCGTACGCCGAGCTGGTGGCGGCCATCGGCCGCTCGCTGGGGAAGAACCCGGTGCGCCTGCCCGTTCCCGCGGGGCTCCTGCGCGCGGCCGGCGCGCTGGCCGAGCGCTTCGGCGGCATGGTGGGAGGGACGGGCGTGTTCAGCCGCGAGAAGGCCGACGAGATGCTGGCCGAGGCGTGGGTGTGCGACCTGGAGGGGTCGGAGGCGCTGCTGCCGCGGGCGACGCCGCTCGCGGAGGGCCTGGCCGAAACGGCCCGGTGGTACCGAACTCAGGGATGGCTTTGA